GGACATTCTCAATCTATTGTGTTTTTCATCCTTTCCAGAATGTTAGAGCAAAGATTCCTGAACTGGAGTGAAGTGCAGCCATATCTAAACACAGCAGCCGTTCCACCACAGGGACCCCCTAAAGCCTGTAGTGATGAAAGTGAAACTAGTGCAAATTTAGTGAAAAGAGCATTAAACCGCAGTAGGTTAAATAACTGTCATAAATGACCCATCAACCTATGTGCTGCAAGGAAAGTTAATTATTTCTAAGATCGGTGATAGCAGAAGATGCTTTCTGAGGTTGGAAGTGGAACAGACACTTACCAGTAGTGTTAGCTTGCACCGTTTTCCTCATCCATTCATAAGAGCTGTGCCTTTGGCTGTTGGGAGAGATTTGCTGTGCATTGATTGTATCTACAGGAGGTAACCCCCCAGATGCAGTGGGATGGAGGGAGCTGTAATCAGCAGAACTGTAGGAGACCTGTCCCGGGGACGAGCCGTTGATCTGTGCAGCAGCAACTGTGCTGGAAGGTCCTGGGCCGTAAGCGTTCCAGTCCTCCCTCTGTGGGCCATAGTGAGATCCCCAGGTTcctgcaggctggctgtggctgtccaGAGTTGGCACATGATGATATCCCATGTAGTCAGAATAAGATGGAGTAGATACAAAGTTTTGCACTGGCAGGTTGTTGTTATTCCTTGCAGCCCCCGGATACATGCTGGTCTCTTTATCCAAGAGGGAACTCACATACATGATTGTTCCAGATTGTAAAGGTGGTGTCACAACATCTTGTTCTTCCctattttcttttgctgcttaAAAAGAattgtgtttggttttctctAATAATGCCACTCTGCTTGGAATCTTCTACTTCATCCTCTTTTATTACCAACTGTGTTACCAGGTGCTGGT
This DNA window, taken from Indicator indicator isolate 239-I01 chromosome 17, UM_Iind_1.1, whole genome shotgun sequence, encodes the following:
- the CDX4 gene encoding homeobox protein CDX-4, whose amino-acid sequence is MYVSSLLDKETSMYPGAARNNNNLPVQNFVSTPSYSDYMGYHHVPTLDSHSQPAGTWGSHYGPQREDWNAYGPGPSSTVAAAQINGSSPGQVSYSSADYSSLHPTASGGLPPVDTINAQQISPNSQRHSSYEWMRKTVQANTTGKTRTKEKYRVVYTDHQRLELEKEFHCNRYITIRRKSELAANLGLSERQVKIWFQNRRAKERKIIKKKISQFDGSGGSAQSDSGSLSPNEISSSLFPLPHGINGLQPDDIQQVIVS